A single region of the Fusarium fujikuroi IMI 58289 draft genome, chromosome FFUJ_chr05 genome encodes:
- a CDS encoding related to lactonohydrolase yields MSFKIYNEGASAIFDASSTVEVIHENDQYPFAHEAGVFIPEENALFITSNQFPDPTTGQKTIQISKVQLSPDGKFIGCEEVNAPDVIMANGGVNYNGGVLFCSQGSLTTPGGLVFMQPIAPYRCAAIVTSFYGRDFNSLNDVVVHSDGSIWFTDPIYGYEQGIRPAPQLRNQVYRYDPKDESIRVVADGFGRPNGISFSPDEKVVYITDTDWIHGDGTTDDTRARTIYAFDLSTISGEPFLTNKRVFAMADTGIPDGIKMDTKGNVYSGCGDGVNVWSPGGVLLGKILISGGVANFCFGRNGELFMLNEHKIWRAQLASGVKGALLGI; encoded by the exons ATGTCATTCAAGATTTACAACGAAGGTGCCAGTGCTATCTttgatgcttcttcaacagtcGAGGTGATCCACGAGAATGACCAGTATCCCTTCGCCCACGAGGCTGGCGTCTTCATTCCAGAAGAAAATGCCCTGTTCATCACGAGCAACCAATTCCCAGACCCTACGACCGGCCAGAAGACGATCCAAATAAGCAAAGTCCAACTTTCCCCCGATGGGAAGTTCATTGGCTGCGAAGAAGTTAACGCGCCTGATGTTATCATGGCCAATGGTGGTGTGAATTACAACGGCGGCGTGCTATTCTGCTCGCAAGGATCCCTGACTACACCAGGTGGTCTTGTATTTATGCAGCCTATCGCACCTTACAGATGCGCAGCGATTGTTACATCGTTCTACGGGCGAGACTTCAATTCTCTGAATGACGTGGTTGTTCATTCTGATGGCTCCATATGGTTCACAGATCCAATTTATGGATACGAGCAGGGTATAAGGCCAGCCCCCCAGCTACGAAACCAGGTCTATCGATATGATCCCAAAGACGAGTCAATTCGAGTTGTTGCAGATGGATTTGGCAGACCAAACGGTATCTCATTCAGTCCTGATGAGAAGGTCGTCTACATCACTGATACGGACTGGATTCACGGCGATGGAACTACCGATGACACCAGAGCGAGGACCAT ATATGCTTTTGACTTATCAACCATCTCAGGCGAACCATTCCTCACAAACAAAAGAGTGTTCGCCATGGCAGACACCGGAATCCCTGACGGCATCAAAATGGATACGAAGGGCAACGTTTACAGTGGCTGTGGCGATGGCGTAAATGTCTGGTCACCAGGTGGTGTCTTACTTGGTAAGATCCTTATTTCTGGAGGTGTTGCGAACTTTTGTTTTGGTAGAAACGGGGAGTTGTTTATGCTGAACGAGCACAAGATTTGGAGAGCTCAGCTAGCCAGCGGTGTCAAGGGAGCGCTGCTCGGCAT
- a CDS encoding related to sugar transporter has translation MELQGQSLILTVSVLTSLGFMLIGYDNGLMGGLVNTTAFKDTFDSPDSDMIGVIVAIYEIGCFFGAVFSSIWGEKLGRRRSVFVGCVFLTIGAVLQAASYTRAMMIVGRIVAGVGMGTVNSTVPVMQAEFSPKSSRGIFVCAQLSTLNFGIFLVYWIDYALSSHTGSYAWRVPVILQCVPILAIMGLLFVIPETPRWLAAHDRPEECLQVLARIQGTSTDDPQVQVLHSVITQTVAYETSIDAGSWKDLLKEDSIKSRKRLILSIFLQSAQQLGGINAIIYYSSTLFEKSVGFSAHMSALMSGFLQTWFFVASFIPWVLIDRLGRRPLLLSMISVMAATMAVQAGLIYQVENNTSTAHAAGIAAAAMLFVFQGAFTIGFQATVWVYPSEILPLRLRQRGSSISTAANWIFNYMIVQITPISIDNIGWRTYIIFAVLNSLWVPIIFLFFPETKGLELEDVDHLFGGEDIISQVDEKTNAAVVMMETVGNKTAA, from the exons ATGGAGTTGCAGGGCCAGAGCCTCATCTTGACCGTCAGTGTCTTGACATCGTTGGGCTTTATGCTCATCGGTTATGACAATGGCCTCATGGGAGGTCTTGTCAACACTACGGCTTTCAAAGACACTTTTGATAGTCCCGATTCTGATATGATCGGCGTTATTGTCGCCATCTACGAGA TCGGATGTTTCTTTGGtgctgtcttctcttctatcTGGGGTGAGAAGCTCGGTCGTCGACGCTCTGTTTTCGTCGGTTGCGTGTTCTTGACCATCGGCGCCGTTCTCCAAGCCGCTTCTTATACACGAGCTATGATGATCGTTGGTCGTATCGTCGCGGGCGTTGGCATGGGTACTGTCAACTCTACTGTTCCTGTCATGCAGGCTGAGTTTAGTCCCAAGTCAAGTCGTGGTATCT TTGTCTGCGCTCAGCTTTCGACTCTCAACTTCGGTATCTTCCTCGTTTACTGGATCGATTATGCCCTATCATCCCACACCGGCAGCTATGCTTGGCGTGTTCCTGTCATTCTTCAGTGTGTTCCGATCCTGGCTATAATGGGTCTCCTGTTTGTTATTCCCGAAACACCACGTTGGTTGGCAGCACACGACAGACCTGAGGAGTGCCTTCAAGTCCTTGCTCGAATCCAGGGCACTTCTACTGATGATCCTCAAGTTCAGGTTCTTCATAGTGTCATCACCCAGACTGTTGCCTACGAGACATCTATCGATGCAGGTTCCTGGAAGGATCTTCTCAAGGAAGATAGCATCAAGTCTCGAAAGCGACTTATTTTGAGCATTTTCCTTCAGAGTGCCCAGCAGCTTGGGGGGATCAACGCCATCATTT ACTACTCAAGCACCctctttgagaagagtgTCGGTTTCTCTGCTCACATGTCAGCCCTCATGTCAGGTTTCCTCCAGACCTGGTTCTTTGTTGCCTCTTTCATTCCTTGGGTCTTGATTGATCGCCTTGGACGAAGACCTCTT CTCCTATCCATGATCAGTGTCATGGCTGCTACTATGGCTGTCCAGGCAGGTTTGATCTACCAGGTCGAGAACAACACTTCTACAGCACACGCCGCGGGTattgcagctgcagctatGCTGTTTGTCTTCCAGGGTGCCTTTACCATTGGTTTCCAGGCCACAGTCTGGGTCTATCC CTCTGAGATCCTTCCTCTTCGCCTCAGACAGCGTGGCTCTTCTATCTCTACCGCTGCTAACTGGATCTTCAACTAC ATGATTGTTCAAATCACTCCTATCTCCATTGATAACATTGGCTGGAGGACATACATCATCTTCGCAGTCCTGAACAGTCTCTGGGTTCctatcatcttcctcttcttccctgaAACCAAAGGTCTCGAgttggaggatgttgaccaCCTCTTTGGTGGAGAGGACATTATCAGCcaggttgatgagaagaccaatgctgctgttgttatGATGGAGACTGTTGGAAACAAGACTGCTGCTTAA